Proteins from one Gasterosteus aculeatus chromosome 11, fGasAcu3.hap1.1, whole genome shotgun sequence genomic window:
- the emp1b gene encoding epithelial membrane protein 2: MLILLAAIFVLHIIGIILLLVATIDNAWWMTDTIATDVWARWELANGVWNYTDLPTGSHYPTDYLQAVQASSVLACIFSILGIFVFVAQLFTLPKGQRFTISGIFQLLSCLSIMIAASIYTDRFHLDESVGWYGHSYILAWIAFSLTFISSITYFVLRKKTA; the protein is encoded by the exons ATGCTGATTCTCCTCGCTGCCATCTTTGTCCTCCACATCATAggcatcatcctcctcctggtGGCCACCATTGACAAT GCTTGGTGGATGACCGACACCATTGCCACTGACGTGTGGGCCCGGTGGGAACTGGCCAACGGCGTGTGGAACTACACTGATCTTCCTACTGGCTCACACTACCCAACCG ATTACCTCCAGGCAGTGCAGGCCAGCTCGGTGCTCGCTTGCATATTCTCCATCCTGGGCATCTTTGTGTTCGTGGCTCAGCTCTTCACCCTCCCGAAAGGACAGCGGTTCACCATCTCCGGCATCTTTCAGCTCCTTTCCT gCCTGAGCATCATGATCGCAGCCTCCATCTACACAGACCGCTTCCACCTCGACGAGAGCGTCGGTTGGTACGGGCACAGCTACATCCTGGCGTGGATCGCATTCTCCCTCACATTCATCTCCTCCATCACTTACTTTGTGCTACGTAAGAAGACGGCGTGA